The Halosimplex litoreum genome has a window encoding:
- the thsA gene encoding thermosome subunit alpha, translating into MGGQPMFILNEDSERTQGKDAQSSNITAGKAVSESVRTTLGPRGMDKMLVSDSGDVVITNDGATILDEMDIEHPAAQMISEVAETQETEVGDGTTTAAVLAGELLSQAEDLLDDDVHPTTIVEGYYAALSMAHEAIDEIKLDEELDDDLLETVARSSMTGKGTGDVSAERLAETVVDAVRRVEDDAGVVRDNITVYTQTGSSSSATRLVDGVLIDEEPVHDNMPRSFDDPQIAFVNDDIEVREASIDAEYNVSSVDDLNTAIEAEESELRGYAEHVLDLDVDVLFVDGDVADQVAAILAKNDVAAFEVGDDEGEELAHATGLSRAAGVQELEADDLGSAGSLSVEKFGDNYVTFLEDGDAGQSVTVFARGGTEHVTDELERVLGDALDVVTAALDKGGVVPGAGATEIAVADHIRSEAASVEGRKQLAVEAFADAVDVLPRTLAENTGMDPIDALVDLRAEYESEGIAGIISEGQTGVIDDPVDLGVLDPVAVKDEAVESAAEAATMIVRIDDVISAS; encoded by the coding sequence ATGGGTGGACAGCCGATGTTCATCCTCAACGAGGACAGTGAACGCACGCAAGGGAAAGACGCCCAGAGCTCCAACATCACGGCCGGCAAGGCCGTCAGCGAGTCCGTACGGACCACACTCGGTCCGCGCGGCATGGACAAGATGCTCGTCTCCGACAGCGGCGACGTCGTCATCACGAACGACGGCGCGACCATCCTGGACGAGATGGACATCGAGCACCCGGCCGCCCAGATGATCTCCGAGGTCGCCGAGACCCAGGAGACCGAGGTCGGCGACGGGACGACCACCGCCGCGGTGCTCGCCGGCGAACTGCTCAGCCAGGCCGAGGACCTGCTCGACGACGACGTCCACCCGACGACCATCGTCGAGGGGTACTACGCGGCCCTCTCGATGGCCCACGAGGCCATCGACGAGATCAAGCTCGACGAGGAGCTCGACGACGACCTCCTCGAGACCGTCGCCCGCTCGTCGATGACCGGCAAGGGCACCGGCGACGTCTCCGCCGAGCGCCTCGCCGAGACCGTCGTCGACGCCGTCCGCCGCGTCGAGGACGACGCCGGCGTCGTCCGCGACAACATCACCGTCTACACCCAGACGGGCTCGTCGTCCTCGGCCACCCGTCTGGTCGACGGCGTCCTCATCGACGAGGAGCCGGTCCACGACAACATGCCGCGCTCGTTCGACGACCCGCAGATCGCCTTCGTCAACGACGACATCGAGGTCCGCGAGGCCTCCATCGACGCCGAGTACAACGTCTCCAGCGTCGACGATCTCAACACCGCCATCGAGGCCGAGGAGTCGGAACTGCGCGGCTACGCCGAGCACGTTCTCGACCTCGACGTCGACGTGCTGTTCGTCGACGGCGACGTCGCGGACCAGGTCGCCGCCATCCTCGCCAAGAACGACGTTGCCGCCTTCGAGGTCGGCGACGACGAGGGCGAGGAGCTCGCCCACGCCACCGGCCTCTCCCGCGCGGCGGGCGTCCAGGAGCTCGAAGCCGACGACCTGGGCTCTGCAGGTTCGCTCTCCGTCGAGAAGTTCGGTGACAACTACGTCACCTTCCTCGAGGACGGCGACGCGGGCCAGTCGGTCACCGTCTTCGCCCGCGGCGGCACCGAGCACGTCACCGACGAGCTCGAGCGCGTGCTCGGCGACGCGCTCGACGTCGTGACGGCCGCCCTCGACAAGGGCGGCGTCGTCCCCGGCGCCGGCGCCACCGAGATCGCCGTCGCCGACCACATCCGTAGCGAGGCCGCCAGCGTCGAGGGCCGCAAGCAGCTCGCCGTCGAGGCCTTCGCCGACGCCGTCGACGTCCTCCCGCGCACGCTCGCCGAGAACACGGGTATGGACCCCATCGACGCGCTCGTCGATCTGCGCGCCGAGTACGAGAGCGAGGGCATCGCCGGCATCATCTCCGAAGGCCAGACCGGCGTCATCGACGACCCCGTCGACCTGGGCGTCCTCGACCCCGTCGCCGTCAAGGACGAGGCCGTCGAGTCCGCCGCCGAGGCCGCCACGATGATCGTCCGCATCGACGACGTCATCTCCGCGAGCTAA
- a CDS encoding nicotinamide-nucleotide adenylyltransferase, whose amino-acid sequence MTRGFYIGRFQPFHDGHRAMVDHIVDEVDELVLGIGSADVSHTVRNPFTAGERVMMVSKAVQDVDVPTYVVPIEDIDRNAVWVSHIQSMSPSFDVAYSNNPLVVQLFEERGIEVRDSPMFDRDRLEGSDIRDRMLADDTWADRVPDVVAAVIDEFGGVQRLRTIAKDDVSERWASDEDD is encoded by the coding sequence ATGACGCGCGGGTTCTACATCGGGCGCTTCCAGCCGTTCCACGACGGCCACCGGGCGATGGTCGACCACATCGTCGACGAGGTGGACGAACTCGTCCTCGGGATCGGGAGCGCGGACGTGTCTCACACCGTCCGCAACCCCTTCACCGCGGGCGAGCGCGTGATGATGGTGAGCAAGGCCGTCCAGGACGTTGACGTCCCGACATACGTCGTCCCTATCGAGGACATCGACCGCAACGCCGTCTGGGTCAGCCACATCCAGAGCATGTCCCCCAGTTTCGACGTGGCCTACTCGAACAACCCCCTCGTGGTGCAGCTGTTCGAGGAACGGGGCATCGAGGTGCGCGACTCCCCGATGTTCGACCGCGACCGCCTGGAGGGCAGCGACATCCGCGACCGGATGCTCGCCGACGACACCTGGGCGGATCGGGTCCCCGACGTGGTCGCCGCCGTGATCGACGAGTTCGGCGGCGTCCAGCGCCTCCGGACGATCGCCAAGGACGACGTCTCCGAGCGCTGGGCGAGCGACGAAGACGACTGA
- the lonB gene encoding ATP-dependent protease LonB: protein MSENIDTDDPSADDADETEEVGVADETPDSTPDERGDEPGSPGDAESGDESGVGESGDGGSAVTVDGDDSLGSTVEIDADEAAVEDAAEDLLGGLDVETTADIEVPDRLVDQVIGQDHARDVVMKAAKQRRHVMMIGSPGTGKSMLAKAMSQLLPKEELQDVLVYHNPDDGNEPKIRTVPAGKGEQIVDAHKEEARKRNQMRSFLMWIIIAIIIGYALLIQGSVLLGILAAGVVYLAFRYGSRGNDAMIPNLLVNNANQQTAPFEDATGAHAGALLGDVRHDPFQSGGMETPSHDRVEAGGIHKANKGVLFVDEINTLDIRSQQKLMTAIQEGEFSITGQSERSSGAMVQTEPVPTDFIMVAAGNLDAMENMHPALRSRIKGYGYEVYMDDTIEDDAEMRRKYARFVAQEVEKDGRLPHFDEEAVEEVILEARRRSGRKGHLSLKLRDLGGLVRVAGDIARAEDKEFTERGDVLQAKRRSRSIEQQLADNYIERRKDYELTVNEGDVVGRVNGLAVMGEDSGIVLPVMAEVTPSQGAGEVIATGQLQEMAEEAVQNVSAIIKKFSDEDISEQDVHIQFVQAGEGGVDGDSASITVATAVISALEDVPVEQNLAMTGSLSVRGDVLPVGGVTHKIEAAAKSGLDTVIIPKANEQDVMIEDEFKDEIEIVPVQHISEVLEVALAGEPEKDSLVDRLKSITGKALEQREVGQTGGSPSPQ from the coding sequence ATGAGTGAGAATATCGACACCGACGATCCGTCCGCCGACGACGCGGACGAGACCGAGGAGGTCGGCGTGGCCGACGAGACGCCGGACTCGACCCCCGACGAGCGGGGCGACGAGCCGGGGTCGCCGGGCGACGCCGAGAGCGGCGACGAGTCGGGCGTCGGCGAGTCCGGGGACGGCGGGTCCGCGGTCACCGTCGACGGCGACGACAGCCTGGGTAGCACCGTCGAGATCGACGCCGACGAGGCCGCCGTCGAGGACGCCGCCGAAGATCTGCTCGGCGGGCTCGACGTCGAGACCACCGCCGACATCGAGGTGCCCGACCGACTGGTCGACCAGGTCATCGGGCAGGACCACGCCCGCGACGTGGTGATGAAAGCGGCCAAACAGCGCCGTCACGTGATGATGATCGGCTCGCCCGGGACGGGCAAGTCGATGCTGGCCAAGGCGATGAGCCAGCTGCTCCCCAAAGAGGAGCTGCAGGACGTACTCGTCTACCACAACCCCGACGACGGCAACGAGCCGAAGATCCGCACCGTGCCGGCGGGGAAGGGCGAACAGATCGTGGACGCCCACAAGGAGGAGGCGCGCAAGCGCAACCAGATGCGGTCGTTCCTGATGTGGATCATCATCGCGATCATCATCGGGTACGCGCTGCTCATCCAGGGGTCGGTCCTGTTGGGCATCCTCGCGGCCGGGGTCGTCTACCTCGCGTTCCGCTACGGCTCGCGCGGCAACGACGCGATGATCCCGAACCTGCTGGTCAACAACGCCAACCAGCAGACCGCGCCGTTCGAGGACGCCACCGGCGCCCACGCGGGTGCGCTGCTGGGCGACGTCCGCCACGACCCGTTCCAGTCCGGCGGCATGGAGACGCCGAGCCACGACCGCGTCGAAGCCGGCGGCATCCACAAGGCCAACAAGGGCGTGCTGTTCGTCGACGAGATCAACACGCTCGACATCCGCTCCCAGCAGAAGCTGATGACGGCCATCCAGGAGGGCGAGTTCTCCATCACGGGCCAGTCCGAGCGCTCCTCGGGCGCGATGGTCCAGACCGAACCCGTCCCGACGGACTTCATCATGGTCGCCGCGGGGAACCTCGACGCCATGGAGAACATGCACCCCGCCCTGCGCTCGCGTATCAAGGGCTACGGGTACGAGGTGTACATGGACGACACTATCGAGGACGACGCCGAGATGCGGCGGAAGTACGCCCGCTTCGTCGCCCAGGAAGTCGAGAAAGACGGTCGTCTGCCCCACTTCGACGAGGAGGCCGTCGAAGAGGTCATCCTCGAGGCCCGTCGCCGTTCGGGCCGCAAGGGCCACCTCTCGCTGAAGCTCCGCGACCTCGGTGGGCTGGTCCGCGTCGCGGGCGACATCGCCCGCGCCGAGGACAAGGAGTTCACCGAACGGGGCGACGTGCTCCAGGCCAAGCGCCGGTCGCGCTCGATCGAGCAGCAGCTCGCGGACAACTACATCGAGCGCCGCAAGGACTACGAGCTCACCGTCAACGAGGGCGACGTGGTCGGTCGCGTCAACGGCCTCGCGGTCATGGGCGAGGACTCCGGGATCGTCCTCCCCGTCATGGCCGAGGTCACTCCCTCGCAGGGCGCCGGCGAAGTGATCGCCACCGGGCAACTGCAGGAGATGGCCGAGGAGGCCGTGCAGAACGTCTCGGCCATCATCAAGAAGTTCAGCGACGAGGACATCTCCGAGCAGGACGTCCACATCCAGTTCGTCCAGGCCGGCGAGGGCGGCGTCGACGGCGACTCCGCCTCTATCACGGTCGCGACCGCGGTCATCTCCGCGCTCGAAGACGTGCCCGTCGAGCAGAACCTCGCGATGACCGGCTCGCTGTCGGTCCGGGGCGACGTGCTCCCGGTCGGTGGCGTCACCCACAAGATCGAGGCCGCGGCCAAGTCCGGCCTCGACACGGTCATCATCCCCAAGGCGAACGAGCAGGACGTGATGATCGAAGACGAATTCAAAGACGAGATCGAGATCGTCCCCGTCCAGCACATCTCCGAGGTGCTGGAGGTCGCGCTGGCCGGCGAGCCCGAGAAGGACTCGCTGGTCGACCGCCTCAAGTCCATCACGGGCAAGGCGCTCGAGCAGCGCGAAGTCGGTCAGACCGGCGGCTCGCCGAGCCCGCAGTAG
- a CDS encoding MGMT family protein — protein MNEEAGIYARESSYLDRYVQFGEAQGRVLSLSFPNAPDENAGTDHGLLDRIEEYLAGAEDDFTDVTVALTVPTDRRAVLETVREIPHGEQVSVAQLVRMTPDSDPDDEEDVRTARSALADNPAPLLIPDHRVRDGPSAAPAEVEQRLRSLEGL, from the coding sequence ATGAACGAGGAGGCGGGGATCTACGCGCGGGAGTCGTCGTACCTCGACCGGTACGTTCAGTTCGGAGAGGCACAGGGCCGGGTACTCTCGCTGTCGTTCCCGAACGCGCCCGACGAGAACGCCGGGACCGACCACGGGCTGCTCGACCGGATCGAGGAGTACCTCGCCGGCGCCGAGGACGACTTCACCGACGTGACCGTCGCGCTGACGGTCCCGACCGACCGACGCGCGGTGCTGGAGACCGTTCGGGAGATCCCCCACGGCGAGCAGGTGAGCGTCGCGCAACTCGTCCGGATGACGCCCGACAGCGACCCCGACGACGAGGAGGACGTCCGGACCGCCCGGTCGGCGCTGGCCGACAACCCCGCACCGCTCCTGATCCCGGATCATCGCGTTCGCGACGGTCCCAGCGCCGCCCCCGCGGAGGTCGAGCAACGCCTCCGCTCGCTCGAAGGGCTCTAG
- a CDS encoding CPBP family intramembrane glutamic endopeptidase, with the protein MTLQPAVVGAPLQTLPVPETDLAGFAWLVAVVLTGFLILARLSQGVVDGDEGGDEADGHREGDDTNPRRPQAPSRPGFDGRDRRPTDRTTADGEHDPDEDAPGSSSVAHPLAPDGALESTEDGGRPGAVDGGVGERPIEPAVAHNAREDPAMSPGLLLLNVALTQGLFGALLAGGAWYFGVPLDVLGVGGDALSTGLPAIAVGVGFGVVLWVGNELASGLAASSGADYDEGLRELLAPEGVRGWGLLLGATLPTIAVVEEFVFRAAVVGAVTPVVGTSPWVLAVVSSIAFALGHGAQGRVGVLVTGGLGMALAAGFVLTDSLLVVVVAHYLVNALEFLAHEGLGLPDPVWS; encoded by the coding sequence GTGACGCTACAGCCGGCCGTCGTCGGCGCGCCCCTCCAGACGTTGCCCGTCCCCGAGACGGATCTCGCGGGGTTCGCCTGGCTCGTCGCCGTCGTCCTGACTGGCTTTCTCATCCTCGCGCGGCTCTCCCAGGGCGTCGTCGACGGCGACGAGGGCGGCGACGAAGCCGACGGCCATAGAGAGGGCGACGATACGAACCCGAGACGGCCGCAGGCGCCGAGTCGGCCGGGGTTCGACGGTCGCGACCGCCGCCCGACGGACCGAACGACGGCCGACGGCGAGCACGATCCGGACGAAGACGCTCCGGGGTCGTCGTCGGTCGCGCACCCGCTGGCGCCCGACGGCGCACTGGAGTCGACCGAGGACGGGGGGCGGCCCGGAGCCGTCGATGGGGGCGTGGGGGAGCGACCGATCGAGCCCGCAGTCGCGCACAACGCCCGAGAGGACCCGGCGATGTCGCCCGGACTCCTGTTGCTGAACGTGGCGCTGACGCAGGGACTGTTCGGCGCGCTCCTCGCGGGCGGCGCCTGGTACTTCGGCGTCCCGCTGGACGTGCTGGGGGTCGGCGGCGACGCGCTCTCGACGGGACTGCCGGCGATCGCCGTCGGTGTCGGCTTCGGGGTCGTCCTCTGGGTCGGCAACGAACTCGCCTCGGGGCTGGCGGCGTCGTCGGGCGCCGACTACGACGAGGGACTGCGCGAGTTGCTCGCGCCGGAGGGCGTCCGCGGCTGGGGGCTACTCCTGGGGGCGACGCTACCGACCATCGCGGTCGTCGAGGAGTTCGTCTTCCGGGCGGCCGTGGTCGGCGCGGTGACACCGGTGGTGGGCACGTCACCGTGGGTCCTCGCGGTCGTCTCCTCGATCGCGTTCGCGCTCGGCCACGGCGCCCAGGGCCGCGTCGGCGTGCTCGTCACCGGCGGGCTGGGCATGGCGCTCGCGGCCGGGTTCGTCCTCACCGACAGCCTCCTCGTGGTGGTCGTCGCCCACTACCTCGTCAACGCGCTGGAGTTCCTCGCCCACGAAGGACTGGGGCTGCCCGACCCCGTCTGGTCGTGA
- a CDS encoding DUF7109 family protein, with translation MSLVADELAGVVDLFGGLTREELHRALEELAYKRGEEPDPDAVAAAVEAAVERYHLVPVERDETTLLVAGPTAFPTLPDHAEDLPHIMDVEARSVDRETAAAAARERLDARAVEVAKAGDGDRADALVEVCYDLESWAGVDTAELRERLDDV, from the coding sequence ATGAGTCTCGTCGCCGACGAACTCGCGGGAGTGGTCGACCTCTTCGGGGGGCTCACCCGCGAGGAACTCCACCGCGCGCTCGAAGAGTTGGCGTACAAGCGCGGCGAGGAGCCCGACCCCGACGCCGTCGCCGCGGCCGTCGAGGCGGCCGTCGAGCGCTATCACCTCGTCCCGGTCGAGCGCGACGAAACGACGCTACTCGTCGCGGGACCGACGGCCTTCCCGACGCTGCCCGACCACGCCGAGGACCTCCCGCACATCATGGACGTCGAGGCGCGGTCGGTCGACCGCGAGACCGCCGCGGCGGCCGCTCGAGAGCGGCTCGACGCCCGGGCCGTCGAAGTCGCGAAGGCCGGCGACGGCGACCGTGCCGACGCGCTCGTCGAAGTCTGTTACGACCTCGAAAGCTGGGCCGGCGTCGACACCGCCGAGCTGCGCGAGCGACTCGACGACGTGTGA
- a CDS encoding NUDIX hydrolase, with product MDLSRVRERDPVGLPADGSRADGSDRLTGEEREAAVLAPVVTRDGADHVLFTKRADHLSDHPGQMSFPGGGREPEDTDLLATALREAGEEVGLRAEEAQIVGRLDDIRTITDYLVRPFVARVADREYLPNDEEVAEVAVLPVAGLVDADNYESERRDHPHYGEIRLHFFHVGGFTVWGATANMLVQLLELTTDWELPPEPDHTVDADADLPG from the coding sequence ATGGACCTGTCGCGGGTGCGAGAGCGCGACCCGGTCGGCCTGCCGGCCGACGGGTCGCGAGCCGACGGGAGCGACCGTCTCACCGGCGAGGAGCGCGAGGCGGCGGTCCTGGCGCCGGTCGTCACCCGCGACGGCGCCGACCACGTCCTGTTTACCAAGCGCGCCGACCACCTCAGCGACCACCCCGGCCAGATGAGCTTCCCCGGTGGCGGCCGCGAGCCCGAGGACACCGACCTGCTCGCGACCGCGTTGCGAGAGGCCGGCGAGGAAGTCGGCCTCCGCGCCGAGGAAGCTCAGATCGTCGGGCGTCTCGACGACATCCGGACGATCACCGATTACCTCGTCCGTCCGTTCGTCGCTCGCGTCGCCGACCGCGAGTATCTCCCGAACGACGAGGAAGTCGCCGAAGTGGCCGTCCTTCCCGTCGCCGGGCTCGTCGACGCCGACAACTACGAGAGCGAGCGCCGCGACCATCCCCACTACGGCGAGATCCGCCTGCACTTCTTCCACGTCGGGGGGTTCACCGTCTGGGGCGCGACCGCCAACATGCTCGTCCAGCTGCTCGAACTGACGACCGACTGGGAACTGCCGCCGGAACCCGACCACACCGTCGACGCCGACGCCGACCTGCCCGGGTGA